The Streptomyces sp. JB150 genomic interval CGAAGTCGTCACGTGTGACGCCCTCGAACTCCTCCAGTTGGCCGAAGGGCGCCTGGTGCCAGGCGGCGATGTACGGCGTCGGCGGCTCACCCTCGCCGAAGATCCGGTCGAAGCGCCTCAAGAGTTCCAGATAAACCTGGGGGAACTCTGAGCGCGCCTCCTCGCCGAGCGCCAGCAGGTCGGGCACGCGGCGCTTGGGGTACAGGTGGACCTCGTACGGCCAGTGGGCGGCGTACGGGACGAAGGCCGCCCAGTGTTCACCCTCAAGGACGACCCGCTCGCCGGCCAGTTCCCGCTGAAGGACGGCGTCGAACAGGTTCTCTCCGCCGGTGGCGTCCTTGTGGGCGGCGAGCGAACGCAGCATCAGGGCGGTGCGCGGGGTGGTGAACGGGTAGGCGTAGATCTGCCCGTGCGGGTGCTGGAGGGTGACCCCGATCTCGGCACCCCGGTTCTCGAAGCAGAACACCTGTTCCACGGAGGGCAGATGGGAAAGCTCCGACGTCCGGTCGGTCCAGGCGTCCAGGACCAGCCGCGCCTGCTCCTCGCTCAGGTCGGCGAAGGACGAGGTGTGGTCGGAGGTGAAGCAGACGACCTCGCAGCGGCCGGAGTCGCCGGCCAGCGAGGGGAAACGGTTCTCGAAGACCACGACGTCGTACGACGTGTCGGGGATCTCGCTGAGCCGGTCGCCCTCGGACGGGCACAGCGGGCACTCGTCGGCCGGCGGGTGGTAGGTGCGGCCCTGCCGGTGCGAGGCGATGGCGACGGAGTCGCCGAGCAGCTCGTCGTGGCGGATCTCGGAGGTCGTCACGGTCCGGTCCAGCGGACGGCGGTCGACCGCGTCGCGCACGGCGTCGTCGCGCAGGTCGTAGTAGATCAGCTCACGACCGTCCGCCAGCCGGGTCGAGGTCTTCTTCACCGCGGACTCCTCATTCGGGCCACCCCATCGCTAAGCCCACCCATCAAACAGAACCAAACACATCGAAACACAACTCACCACGACCGTCAACATCACAATCAAACAAAGAGCATCACCAAAAGTGTTCAATTACTGAACGCGGAGGCGTAGGTTCCGCCACGGATCAGTTCGCGCAACGAAGCGAGTACTTATGCAAACCCCCACATACGCCGCCTCACAGCTGGCGGCCGAGCTGCGACTCCCCACGAACTGGCTCGACTACACGATCCTCGGGATCTACTTCGTCGTCGTCCTGGGCATCGGCTTCGCCGCCAGGCGCTCGGTGAAGACCAGCCTCGACTTCTTCCTCTCCGGCCGCTCCCTGCCCGCCTGGGTCACCGGTCTGGCGTTCATCGCCGCCAACCTGGGCGCGACCGAGATCCTGGGCATGGCGGCCAACAGCGCGCAGTACGGCGTCTACACCACCCACTGGTACTGGATCGGCGCCATCCCG includes:
- the galT gene encoding galactose-1-phosphate uridylyltransferase; the protein is MKKTSTRLADGRELIYYDLRDDAVRDAVDRRPLDRTVTTSEIRHDELLGDSVAIASHRQGRTYHPPADECPLCPSEGDRLSEIPDTSYDVVVFENRFPSLAGDSGRCEVVCFTSDHTSSFADLSEEQARLVLDAWTDRTSELSHLPSVEQVFCFENRGAEIGVTLQHPHGQIYAYPFTTPRTALMLRSLAAHKDATGGENLFDAVLQRELAGERVVLEGEHWAAFVPYAAHWPYEVHLYPKRRVPDLLALGEEARSEFPQVYLELLRRFDRIFGEGEPPTPYIAAWHQAPFGQLEEFEGVTRDDFALHLELFTIRRTSGKLKYLAGSESGMSVFINDVPPERAAERLREVAS